A genome region from Bufo gargarizans isolate SCDJY-AF-19 chromosome 2, ASM1485885v1, whole genome shotgun sequence includes the following:
- the MCAT gene encoding malonyl-CoA-acyl carrier protein transacylase, mitochondrial, which produces MGGASLLRSCVYRRLLYNGHQAVQSQRWASNADRGSGTEEDIASLLEGAEVDREDTEKPQPSRSPSDSSVVLFPGQGSQQVGMSSGLLKYPNVRAMFQTAHRVLGYDLLDLCLKGPPEMLDKTVHCQPAVFLTSLAAAEKLSQEDPEAVEKCVVTAGFSVGEFAALVFAGALDFTEALYAVKIRAEAMQEASDAVPSGMLSVVGTSKTKYHLVCAEAEEHCKTLGIAEPVCKVANFLFPNGRVIAGHMEAIQFLQKNSRKFSFSRTKLLPVSGAFHTPLMEPAVEPLRNALKTLSFKQPLINVYCNVDGKRYRHASAMEDLLAKQLVSPVKWEQTMHAIYERKQGTNFPWTFEMGPGIQLGTMLRICNLKAWKFYKNIDVFESDC; this is translated from the exons ATGGGGGGCGCCTCTCTTCTCAGGTCGTGTGTCTATAGGAGGTTGCTGTATAATGGGCATCAGGCTGTCCAGAGCCAGCGGTGGGCATCTAATGCTGATAGAGGCAGTGGGACAGAAGAGGATATAGCTAGCTTACTGGAGGGGGCAGAGGTGGACAGGGAGGACACAGAAAAGCCCCAGCCCTCCAGATCTCCATCTGACAGCTCGGTGGTCCTGTTCCCAGGACAGGGCAGCCAGCAGGTGGGCATGAGCAGCGGACTCTTGAAGTACCCCAATGTCAGAGCCATGTTCCAGACTGCCCACAGAGTGCTGGGCTATGACCTGCTGGACCTCTGCCTCAAGGGCCCGCCGGAGATGCTGGATAAGACCGTGCACTGCCAGCCGGCTGTGTTCCTCACCTCCCTGGCCGCAGCCGAGAAGCTCAGTCAAGAGGACCCCGAA GCCGTGGAGAAATGTGTGGTGACGGCTGGGTTCAGCGTGGGGGAGTTCGCTGCTCTGGTTTTCGCTGGTGCTTTGGATTTCACAGAAG CTCTGTATGCAGTGAAAATCCGAGCAGAGGCGATGCAGGAGGCGTCCGACGCTGTACCTAGTGGGATGCTCTCTGTGGTTGGCACATCTAAGACGAAGTATCATTTGGTCTGTGCTGAAGCTGAAGAGCACTGCAAGACGTTGGGCATAGCGGAGCCGGTCTGCAAGGTAGCAAATTTCCTGTTCCCGAATGGCAGAGTCATTGCAGGACACATGGAG GCAATTCAGTTCCTGCAAAAGAATTCCAGAAAATTCTCCTTTTCTCGGACTAAGCTGTTGCCGGTCAGTGGTGCCTTTCACACCCCACTAATGGAACCCGCTGTAGAACCTTTACGTAACGCTCTGAAGACCCTCAGCTTCAAGCAGCCACTCATAAATGTGTACTGTAACGTAGACGGGAAAAGGTACAGACACGCTTCAGCTATGGAGGACCTCCTGGCCAAGCAGCTGGTCTCCCCTGTAAAATGGGAACAGACAATGCACGCCATCTATGAAAGAAAGCAAGGAACCAACTTTCCGTGGACCTTTGAAATGGGGCCAGGAATTCAGCTGGGAACGATGCTCAGGATCTGCAACCTAAAGGCCTGGAAGTTTTACAAAAATATAGATGTTTTTGAAAGTGACTGTtaa